One stretch of Actinacidiphila sp. DG2A-62 DNA includes these proteins:
- a CDS encoding DUF3090 domain-containing protein yields the protein MPRQVFFYEHPDRFVAGTVGQPGQRTFFLQATAKGRTTSVALEKTQVAALAERIDELLDEVVRRSGGNAPVPAVAPAELSDTAPLDVPVEEEFRVGTMALAWDGAHDRMVIEAQALVEIAAEDEEELEATEEEMLQDEENGPPLLRVLLTGAQARSFAKRALDVVSACRPPCPLCSLPLDPEGHVCPRQNGYRRSA from the coding sequence GTGCCGCGTCAGGTCTTCTTCTACGAACACCCCGACCGCTTCGTCGCCGGGACCGTCGGCCAGCCCGGCCAGCGGACGTTCTTCCTGCAGGCCACCGCCAAGGGCCGGACCACCAGTGTCGCGCTGGAGAAGACCCAGGTGGCGGCGCTCGCCGAGCGCATCGACGAACTGCTGGACGAGGTCGTGCGGCGCAGCGGCGGCAACGCGCCGGTGCCGGCCGTCGCGCCCGCCGAGCTGTCCGACACCGCGCCCCTGGACGTCCCCGTCGAGGAGGAGTTCCGGGTCGGCACCATGGCGCTGGCATGGGACGGCGCCCACGACCGGATGGTCATCGAGGCCCAGGCCCTGGTCGAGATCGCGGCCGAGGACGAGGAGGAGCTGGAGGCCACCGAGGAGGAGATGCTCCAGGACGAGGAGAACGGCCCGCCGCTGCTGCGGGTGCTGCTCACCGGCGCCCAGGCCCGCTCCTTCGCCAAGCGCGCCCTCGACGTCGTCTCGGCCTGCCGGCCGCCCTGTCCGCTGTGCAGCCTGCCCCTGGACCCGGAAGGACACGTATGCCCGCGTCAGAACGGTTACCGGAGGTCGGCCTGA
- the mshC gene encoding cysteine--1-D-myo-inosityl 2-amino-2-deoxy-alpha-D-glucopyranoside ligase codes for MHAWPASDVPALPGAGRVLRLHDTSTGGPVTVDPGPVARIYVCGITPYDATHIGHAATYNAFDLVQRVWLDTKRQVEYVQNVTDVDDPLLERAVATGDDWTALAERETALFREDMTALRMLPPAHYIGAVEAIPGIVPLVERLREAGAAYDLDGDVYFSVEADPHFGKVAGLDAAAMRALSAERGGDPDRPGKKNPLDPMLWMAARPGEPSWDGASLGRGRPGWHIECVAIALDHLGMGFDVQGGGSDLAFPHHEMGASHAQVLTGDYPFAKAYVHAGMVALHGEKMSKSKGNLVFVSTLRREGVDPAAIRLALLAHHYRSDWEWTDAVLAEAVERLGRWRAAVSRPDGPPADALVEQIREALADDLDAPRALAAVDAWAAAQAAGGGTDTGAPGLASRAVDALLGVAL; via the coding sequence ATGCATGCCTGGCCAGCCTCCGACGTCCCCGCCCTTCCCGGCGCCGGACGCGTCCTCCGTCTCCACGACACCTCGACCGGCGGTCCCGTCACCGTCGACCCCGGTCCGGTCGCCCGCATCTACGTCTGCGGGATCACGCCCTACGACGCCACCCACATCGGTCACGCGGCCACCTACAACGCGTTCGACCTGGTGCAGCGGGTGTGGCTGGACACGAAGCGCCAGGTGGAGTACGTGCAGAACGTCACCGATGTGGACGACCCGCTGCTGGAGCGCGCGGTGGCCACCGGCGACGACTGGACCGCGCTCGCCGAGCGCGAGACCGCGCTGTTCCGCGAGGACATGACCGCGCTGCGGATGCTGCCGCCGGCGCACTACATCGGCGCGGTCGAGGCCATACCGGGCATCGTGCCGCTGGTCGAGAGGCTGCGGGAGGCGGGCGCCGCCTACGACCTGGACGGCGACGTCTACTTCTCGGTCGAGGCCGACCCGCACTTCGGCAAGGTCGCCGGGCTCGACGCCGCCGCGATGCGGGCGCTGTCCGCCGAGCGCGGCGGCGACCCGGACCGGCCGGGCAAGAAGAACCCGCTGGACCCGATGCTGTGGATGGCGGCCCGCCCCGGCGAGCCGAGCTGGGACGGCGCCTCGCTGGGCCGGGGCCGGCCCGGCTGGCACATCGAGTGCGTGGCGATCGCGCTCGACCACCTCGGCATGGGCTTCGACGTCCAGGGCGGCGGCTCCGACCTGGCCTTCCCGCACCACGAGATGGGCGCCTCGCACGCCCAGGTGCTCACCGGCGACTACCCCTTCGCCAAGGCCTACGTGCACGCCGGCATGGTGGCGCTGCACGGCGAGAAGATGTCGAAGTCCAAGGGCAACCTGGTCTTCGTCTCCACGCTGCGCCGCGAGGGCGTCGACCCGGCGGCGATCCGGCTCGCGCTGCTCGCCCACCACTACCGGTCGGACTGGGAGTGGACGGACGCGGTGCTCGCCGAGGCGGTCGAACGGCTCGGCCGCTGGCGGGCCGCGGTCTCCCGGCCGGACGGGCCGCCCGCCGACGCCCTGGTCGAGCAGATCCGCGAGGCGCTGGCCGACGACCTGGACGCGCCGCGCGCGCTGGCCGCGGTCGACGCGTGGGCGGCGGCGCAGGCCGCCGGCGGCGGCACGGACACCGGCGCGCCGGGCTTGGCCTCCCGCGCGGTGGACGCGCTGCTGGGAGTGGCGCTCTAG
- a CDS encoding aldo/keto reductase, translated as MPVPALPRLGLGCAPLANLYRAIGEEEARATVDAAFDTSGGARTYLDTAPHYGLGRSEERLGRALAGRDRGSYLLSTKVGRRLRDLAPGEAPDGQGFVDVPPRARVWDFSADGIRATLEASLRRLGVDAVDIVYLHDVEDHLDEVYATGFPALAALREEGVVGAIGFGMNRSDVLARLVADLDLDVVLCAGRWTLLERTALDDLLPVCERRGTRVVVGGVYNSGLLADPRPGAPYDYAAAPPELVRRARELAAVCEEFGVPLRAAALRFPFGHPSVVCALVGAASAAEVRDNAELFGRDVPDALWHALVERGLLAEDVPLPLAATVAAHAAAHAARAGR; from the coding sequence ATGCCCGTACCCGCACTGCCCCGGCTCGGCCTGGGCTGCGCTCCGCTGGCCAACCTCTACCGGGCGATCGGCGAGGAGGAGGCGCGGGCGACGGTCGACGCCGCCTTCGACACCTCCGGCGGCGCGCGCACCTACCTCGACACCGCGCCGCACTACGGGCTGGGCCGCTCCGAGGAGCGGCTCGGGCGGGCGCTGGCCGGGCGCGACCGCGGCTCGTACCTGCTGTCCACCAAGGTCGGCCGGCGGCTGCGGGACCTGGCGCCCGGCGAGGCGCCGGACGGCCAGGGCTTCGTGGACGTCCCGCCCAGGGCCCGGGTCTGGGACTTCTCCGCCGACGGCATCCGCGCCACCCTGGAGGCGTCGCTGCGGCGGCTCGGCGTGGACGCCGTCGACATCGTCTACCTGCACGACGTCGAGGACCACCTGGACGAGGTGTACGCGACCGGCTTCCCCGCGCTGGCCGCGCTGCGCGAGGAGGGCGTCGTCGGCGCGATCGGCTTCGGGATGAACCGCAGCGACGTGCTGGCCCGCCTGGTCGCCGACCTCGACCTCGACGTGGTGCTGTGCGCCGGCCGCTGGACCCTGCTGGAACGCACCGCGCTGGACGACCTGTTGCCGGTGTGCGAGCGGCGCGGCACCCGCGTCGTCGTCGGCGGCGTGTACAACTCCGGCCTGCTCGCCGACCCGCGGCCCGGCGCGCCGTACGACTACGCGGCGGCGCCCCCGGAGCTGGTCCGGCGGGCGCGGGAACTCGCCGCGGTGTGCGAGGAGTTCGGCGTGCCGCTGCGCGCGGCGGCGCTGCGCTTCCCGTTCGGCCACCCGTCGGTGGTCTGCGCGCTGGTCGGCGCGGCGAGCGCGGCCGAGGTCCGCGACAACGCCGAGCTGTTCGGCCGGGACGTCCCCGACGCGTTGTGGCACGCGCTGGTCGAGCGCGGGCTGCTGGCCGAGGACGTGCCGCTGCCGCTGGCGGCGACGGTCGCGGCACACGCCGCGGCGCACGCCGCGCGCGCGGGGCGGTGA
- a CDS encoding FadR/GntR family transcriptional regulator, which produces MAVTDEAIGKIKEMIVSGALRPGDRLPKESELAAELGLSRNSLREAVRALSLIRVLDVRQGDGTYVTSLDPQLLLEAMSFVVDFHRDDTVLEFLAVRRILEPAATAMSAALISQDALDALENALDALGQEPSVDELIASDLEFHRGVVRGSGNSVLVSLLDGLSGPTTRARMWRGVTQDDAVSRTLREHRAILAALRDRDAETARAWSTIHIAGVEQWLRASR; this is translated from the coding sequence ATGGCGGTCACCGACGAGGCGATCGGGAAGATCAAGGAGATGATCGTCTCCGGCGCGCTGCGGCCGGGCGACCGGCTGCCGAAGGAGAGCGAGCTGGCGGCCGAGCTGGGCCTGTCCCGCAACTCCCTGCGCGAGGCCGTGCGCGCGCTGTCCCTGATCCGCGTCCTGGACGTGCGCCAGGGCGACGGCACCTACGTCACCAGCCTGGACCCGCAGCTGCTGCTGGAGGCGATGAGCTTCGTGGTGGACTTCCACCGCGACGACACGGTCCTGGAGTTCCTCGCGGTGCGCCGCATCCTGGAGCCGGCCGCGACCGCGATGTCCGCGGCGCTCATCTCGCAGGACGCGCTGGACGCGCTGGAGAACGCGCTCGACGCGCTCGGCCAGGAGCCCTCGGTGGACGAACTCATCGCCTCCGACCTGGAGTTCCACCGGGGCGTCGTCCGGGGCTCCGGCAACTCGGTGCTGGTGTCGCTGCTCGACGGGCTCTCCGGGCCCACCACCCGGGCGCGGATGTGGCGCGGGGTCACCCAGGACGACGCGGTGAGCCGCACGCTGCGCGAGCACCGCGCGATCCTGGCCGCCCTGCGCGACCGCGACGCGGAGACGGCCCGCGCGTGGTCCACGATCCACATCGCCGGCGTCGAACAGTGGCTGCGCGCGAGCCGGTGA
- a CDS encoding histidine phosphatase family protein, which produces MPTVILVRHGRSTANAEGVLAGWSPGVALDETGRAQATALAARLAGLPLAAVVCSPLQRCRETVGPLLDTRPELPLHTEERIGECHYGDWTGRKLSELAAEPLWETVQRHPSAAVFPGEEGESLRAMQARAVDAVRDWNARIEAEHGPDAVYALCSHGDIIKALVADALGLHLDLFQRITAAPCSVTAIGYTPHRPFLLRLGDTGDLSGLAPPPRPADAPQGASPATGDGAAAIPAGDAVVGGSTGPS; this is translated from the coding sequence ATGCCCACCGTCATCCTCGTCCGGCACGGCCGTTCCACCGCCAACGCGGAGGGGGTGCTGGCCGGGTGGAGTCCCGGCGTCGCCCTCGACGAGACCGGCCGTGCCCAGGCCACCGCGCTCGCCGCCCGGCTGGCCGGCCTGCCGCTGGCCGCCGTCGTCTGCAGCCCGCTCCAGCGCTGCCGGGAGACCGTCGGACCGCTCCTGGACACCCGCCCGGAACTGCCGCTGCACACCGAGGAGCGGATCGGCGAGTGCCACTACGGCGACTGGACCGGCCGCAAGCTCTCCGAGCTCGCCGCCGAGCCGCTGTGGGAGACCGTGCAGCGCCACCCCTCGGCCGCCGTCTTCCCCGGGGAGGAGGGCGAGAGCCTGCGCGCGATGCAGGCCCGGGCGGTGGACGCGGTCCGCGACTGGAACGCCCGGATCGAGGCCGAGCACGGCCCGGACGCGGTGTACGCGCTCTGCTCGCACGGCGACATCATCAAGGCGCTGGTCGCCGACGCCCTCGGGCTGCACCTCGACCTCTTCCAGCGCATCACCGCGGCGCCCTGCTCGGTCACCGCGATCGGCTACACCCCGCACCGGCCGTTCCTGCTCCGGCTCGGCGACACCGGCGACCTCAGCGGCCTCGCGCCCCCGCCCAGGCCCGCGGACGCGCCGCAGGGGGCGTCGCCCGCCACCGGGGACGGCGCCGCCGCGATCCCGGCGGGCGACGCCGTGGTGGGAGGCTCCACCGGCCCCTCGTGA
- a CDS encoding PAC2 family protein: MIELEGVPELIDPVMVAAFEGWNDAGDAASTAVGHLDREFKGEVFAALDAEDYYDFQVNRPTVWMDGGTRKITWPTTRLSVVRVQSPRPRDLVLVRGIEPSMRWRSFCNEILGFAHELGVEMVVVLGALLGDTPHTRPVPVTGVTSDADLATALNLEESRYEGPTGIVGILQEACTHAGIPAVSLWAAVPHYVSQPPNPKATLALLNRLEDLLDLRIPQGELPEDARAWQVGVDQLAAEDSEVAEYVQTLEEARDTAELPEASGEAIAKEFERYLRRRDPGDYATSEGGDGVPQFRDRTPPARDTADTSDASKDAGDAADAPDDVRDARSADDGDGDGEAAEADPGEDRGRDRGGERDGEPGEDRGQDGDTAG, from the coding sequence GTGATCGAGCTCGAGGGCGTGCCCGAGCTGATCGACCCGGTCATGGTGGCCGCGTTCGAGGGCTGGAACGACGCCGGGGACGCAGCATCCACCGCGGTCGGCCACCTGGACCGGGAGTTCAAGGGCGAGGTCTTCGCCGCGCTCGACGCGGAGGACTACTACGACTTCCAGGTCAACCGGCCCACGGTGTGGATGGACGGCGGGACCCGCAAGATCACCTGGCCGACGACCCGGCTGTCGGTGGTCCGCGTCCAGTCGCCCAGGCCCAGGGACCTGGTGCTGGTGCGCGGCATCGAGCCCAGCATGCGGTGGCGTTCCTTCTGCAACGAGATCCTCGGCTTCGCGCACGAGCTGGGCGTGGAGATGGTGGTGGTGCTCGGGGCGCTGCTCGGCGACACCCCGCACACCCGGCCGGTGCCGGTCACCGGCGTCACCTCCGACGCCGACCTGGCCACCGCGCTGAATCTGGAGGAGTCCCGGTACGAAGGCCCCACCGGCATCGTCGGCATCCTCCAGGAGGCGTGCACCCACGCCGGCATCCCCGCGGTCAGCCTGTGGGCGGCGGTTCCGCACTACGTCTCGCAGCCGCCCAACCCCAAGGCGACGCTGGCGCTGCTCAACCGGCTGGAGGATCTGCTGGACCTGCGCATCCCGCAGGGCGAGCTGCCGGAGGACGCGCGCGCCTGGCAGGTCGGCGTGGACCAGCTGGCGGCCGAGGACAGCGAGGTCGCCGAGTACGTCCAGACGCTGGAGGAGGCCCGCGACACCGCCGAGCTGCCCGAGGCGTCGGGCGAGGCCATCGCCAAGGAGTTCGAGCGCTACCTGCGGCGCCGCGACCCCGGCGACTACGCGACCTCCGAGGGCGGCGACGGCGTCCCGCAGTTCCGCGACCGCACCCCGCCGGCCCGTGACACCGCGGATACGTCGGACGCCTCGAAGGACGCGGGGGACGCGGCGGACGCCCCCGACGACGTCCGGGACGCCCGGAGCGCCGACGACGGCGACGGCGACGGCGAGGCGGCCGAGGCGGACCCCGGCGAGGATCGTGGCCGCGACCGCGGCGGCGAACGCGACGGCGAACCCGGCGAGGACCGCGGTCAGGACGGCGACACCGCCGGCTGA